ATGTCCTAACCCCAGTTTTCTCTTCGATAAATTTGGCTTCCTTATTAGGATTGGCAAAGATCATCCTCATACCAAACGCAGTTAAGATTGAAATTTCTGGTTTTGTATTTTCAATTATCCTTATCGCATCATCCGAACTCAAGTGGCCTTTAATTGGCATGCCCCTAGGTCTAAGCACACTCATTATCAGAATTCTCGCATCTTGATTTTGATCCTCGATCCCTTCGAAATAATTAGTGTCTGGTATATAGGCAACATCTCCTATCGGAAATTTAAACCTAAAACCCACTGTATGGGGATCGGTATGCTTTGTTTGAGTGGCTTCAATTTCAAGTTTCTTTAGATCTATCTTATCGAGCGGCTTAACTTCAACAATCTCTTTAACCATTGTTCGATGATAAGTTGAGATGCATGGTTCATGAGTGTCTGACCCTGTTATTACACTTTTTGGAGCGATTAAATGGCCTCTTTTTTTCGTCATTCCCTGAGTCATAGCTTCAATGAAGATGCCTCCATCACTGCAATGGTCAGGATGAGCATGAGATATTAATACTCCCTCTACTTTGAGTGGATTCAATTTCATCTGATTAGAATATACAATTGCGCCAGGGCCAGGATCCAATTGTAAATTCATTGGTCCTAAAAACCTAATGCCTCCAGTATGTCTATTTTGAGTTATCATTGAAAATCTTCCTCCTCCAGTCCCTAAGAATATTATCTCAACATTATTCAATGAGAAATGACCTCAAGAATCCTAGTGCCTTATTTATCTGATTAGAAATCGTAAATATCAGCACTATTAAATAGGGAAGAAAGATATATCTGCGTCTTTTAATACTGGGCGAGCCCATATTCCTATCCGAGAATTCAGAGAAGAATCTGACAACAAGAATTAACCAACCATATGAGCCGATTATAATTATCAAAAATATAACCATATTAAGAAAATGATCGAACAAACCATTGTATATTTCAGCTGCTAACTCATAAGAATAGGTATAAAAATTAAAGAACCAATGCAGCAAAATTGGTGCAAAAAAACCATATTTTAGATATATTAATCCGAATGCTAAACCAGCTACGAATGCAGAGGTTATTTTTCCAATTCCCCAGCCCCCACCGGCTAAGAAATGATTTAAACCAAATAAACTACAGATTAGTACTAATGTCACCCACTCCGAGAAGCTGATTCCTTTGATTAAGCCCTTGCCTTGAATTGTATCTAAACCGGCTTTCTCTTTGGCTTTATCGGGAGATAAGAAACATAAAACATCAGTAGTTAAAGATGGTAAGCGCCCTTCACTTTTCATTTTTGCAAATACACCTATTAACACT
This region of Candidatus Bathyarchaeota archaeon genomic DNA includes:
- a CDS encoding MBL fold metallo-hydrolase, with the protein product MNNVEIIFLGTGGGRFSMITQNRHTGGIRFLGPMNLQLDPGPGAIVYSNQMKLNPLKVEGVLISHAHPDHCSDGGIFIEAMTQGMTKKRGHLIAPKSVITGSDTHEPCISTYHRTMVKEIVEVKPLDKIDLKKLEIEATQTKHTDPHTVGFRFKFPIGDVAYIPDTNYFEGIEDQNQDARILIMSVLRPRGMPIKGHLSSDDAIRIIENTKPEISILTAFGMRMIFANPNKEAKFIEEKTGVRTLAAYDSMRLEVGKKIKISDDTTSLERFL
- a CDS encoding CPBP family intramembrane metalloprotease, with the protein product MSQKIEYVFRRSVNLSFVSLTSLIILTYFISLILGLALFFFTDEGYEVSKSILDGIPASFLIFFNFYIPLEINLGHFFLLLIIFYIACFALAWNHKVKFHQEVKNLIKKPIEIPLNNFLLIMPVISSMLLLIVVAVQSIQEIQGIETGFIEFSDSFMALYELAYSPILEEISYRITPLGLVVLIGVFAKMKSEGRLPSLTTDVLCFLSPDKAKEKAGLDTIQGKGLIKGISFSEWVTLVLICSLFGLNHFLAGGGWGIGKITSAFVAGLAFGLIYLKYGFFAPILLHWFFNFYTYSYELAAEIYNGLFDHFLNMVIFLIIIIGSYGWLILVVRFFSEFSDRNMGSPSIKRRRYIFLPYLIVLIFTISNQINKALGFLRSFLIE